In the genome of Bacillota bacterium, the window CCACAAGATGGTTCCTTCCCTGGGGGCGGAGCTTCCCTGTAACATCAAAGCGATGTTCTATGAACATATTCCGGGATTCCCCAAGTTTTTCACCATTCAACCAATATGTAGCGATGCAATCAACCCCGTGGAAAACCAATTCAACCTTGCGCCCTTCCACCTGTGGCGGCGTATCGAATTCCCGTTCATACCACCACTCATAAGTTTCATAAGGGCGAAGCTTTCGAATATTGGCGCCGAAAAAAGGCTCAGGAAGCCTTCCTGCCCGGACAAGATCCAGCTCCACATTACCGGGCACATGTGCTTCTACAGGCCTAAGCCCTGCGGAATGCAGGGCTTGGAGGTCTTGTATATCTATTTGTCCTTCAGGGAAGTAATAGAGCTGCCATTTTCCGTCTAGGTTTACCCGGTACATTCATATCCTCCTCGTTTCTATCCCGTTGATACTCGGCACCCCAGCCCCATATAAGGCATGTAGCCCATTGATGGAAATCCACCGCCATCTTATTTCAGATATGCCTCATAATGACCACCCTTACCTTTGACTGGTAATTGCTGTCATTAACCCCCATTCCTGACTCTCGGCACATAGCCGACATCAATACCGAGCATATGTATGCGGTCAGTCAGGAGCATCAATTCACCCCTGACTGACCGAGAACACATGGCCGACGCTTTGCACCACCTGATTCCTATAAAAGTAAGTTTATTTGCTATATTTCTTGCTCAACTCCTGCAACAACTTATCGAGTTTAGGTTTGAGAGTCGATATGACTTCCTTAGCACTTGCCTTACCGAGAAGCAGCCTATCTAATTCCGCATTAGTCAGGTTCTCGATCTCCGCCCAGTTAACAAGTCTATGATTTGAAGACTCCTGGCTATGCTCAATCGCGCCAAGAACCGCTTCCCGTAGGGCTTGCTTACTTACTGAACTCTGAACCTTAGACTCTACTGTGCTGAACATATCGCGGCGTAGTGAGAAAGCCACATAACCCTTCATAAAGACCTCTTGGCCTTCTTTACTAACAGCAAACTTGACGAATTCCCACGCCTCTTTCGGATGCTTACTTGTCTTAGCTATCATCCATGGGTCTGTAAAGAGCACGCCCTTCCGCTGCGTCCCCATTGGGAGAGCGCCGACCGACCATTCAAATCTATTCTTTACCATGTTACTCCAGTTTTCAAAGAACCATGCACCAGTTGCGCCCATGGCAACTTTACCACTCGGAAATGGACCACCAAATTGTTGAAACATCTGAGACTCAGCAGGTGTAGGAGATACATGGTGTTTCCAGGTAAGATCTGCAAACTCTTGGAGGCTCTTGATCACATTAGGATCATCCACCAAGGAGTTCTCGCATAATCCCGTCTCATATGCCTCCTCGGGGAACCAACTAGCGCCCCAAAGCCAGGCATAGGCATCCTTAGGCCACAAATCCATTACCACACCAAATTGTGTTATCTTGCCAGACGATTCTTTCTTAGTGAGTTTCTTAGCATATTCCACCATTTTGTCCCACGTCCAAGTCTTATCATTCCAGTCGGTGGGAATTCCTGGAAGGCCAGCTTCATTAAAGAGGTTAACATTATAATACATTAGGGAAGGGCCGCCGCCTAGTGGAAGAGCTAATATCTTACCTTGCCATTCCAACCCTTTTATTGCTTGTGGATAAAAGATTGACAAGTCAATTCTGTCATTCTTGATATATGGACTTTGATCAAGGGCTATTCCCCTTATTGCATAATCCGCATAACCGCCTGCCCCAACGGAAGAGAATATATCCGGCGGATTGCCACTTGCAAACATAGTCGAAAGTTTAGGTTCGTATTCATTCCACGAAACGATGATCTGTTCCACTTTTATATCAGGATTCTTCTTCTCAAATGCCTTAACCAACTCATTTATGGCCTT includes:
- a CDS encoding glycoside hydrolase family 2, whose product is MYRVNLDGKWQLYYFPEGQIDIQDLQALHSAGLRPVEAHVPGNVELDLVRAGRLPEPFFGANIRKLRPYETYEWWYEREFDTPPQVEGRKVELVFHGVDCIATYWLNGEKLGESRNMFIEHRFDVTGKLRPQGRNHLV
- a CDS encoding sugar ABC transporter substrate-binding protein, yielding MKKVFIITGLTLLLMSVVSGSMFATTKITLLWRTNPYENKAINELVKAFEKKNPDIKVEQIIVSWNEYEPKLSTMFASGNPPDIFSSVGAGGYADYAIRGIALDQSPYIKNDRIDLSIFYPQAIKGLEWQGKILALPLGGGPSLMYYNVNLFNEAGLPGIPTDWNDKTWTWDKMVEYAKKLTKKESSGKITQFGVVMDLWPKDAYAWLWGASWFPEEAYETGLCENSLVDDPNVIKSLQEFADLTWKHHVSPTPAESQMFQQFGGPFPSGKVAMGATGAWFFENWSNMVKNRFEWSVGALPMGTQRKGVLFTDPWMIAKTSKHPKEAWEFVKFAVSKEGQEVFMKGYVAFSLRRDMFSTVESKVQSSVSKQALREAVLGAIEHSQESSNHRLVNWAEIENLTNAELDRLLLGKASAKEVISTLKPKLDKLLQELSKKYSK